A single window of Balaenoptera acutorostrata chromosome X, mBalAcu1.1, whole genome shotgun sequence DNA harbors:
- the ZC3H12B gene encoding probable ribonuclease ZC3H12B, protein MTATAAVETPKMKKNASKEEKQQPKQENTEQGNADSEELLSSESDPEQLSLKSSSNDNSCQPGDVQLKKKEIPSKPHRQLCRSPCLDHPSFSQSSILQDGKLDLEKEYQTKMDFALKLGYAEEQIQLVLNKLGPESLINDVLAELVRLGNKGDLEGQLNLSLLVPRGPSSREVASPELSLEDEIDNSDNLRPVVIDGSNVAMSHGNKEEFSCRGIQLAVEWFLDKGHKDITVFVPAWRKEQSRPDAPITDQDILRKLEKEKILVFTPSRRVQGRRVVCYDDRFIVKLAFDSDGIIVSNDNYRDLQIEKPEWKKFIEERLLMYSFVNDKFMPPDDPLGRHGPSLENFLRKRPVVPEHKKQPCPYGKKCTYGHKCKYYHPERANQPQRSVADELRISAKLSTVKTMSEGTLAKCGTGLSSTKGDITSEVKRVAPKRQSDPSIRSVAVEPEEWLSIARKPEASSVPSLVTALSVPTIPPPKSHAVGALNTRSASSPVPGSSHFSHQKSSLEHMTSMQYPPILVTNSHGTPISYAEQYPKFESLGDHGYYSMLGDFSKLNINSMHNREYYMAETDRGLYARNPNLCPDNRMSHSRNDSYSSYNNLYLAVADTHPEGSLKLHRSASQNHLQPFPHGYHEALTRVQSYGPEDSKQAPNKQSVPHLVLHAQHPTTGAHSSCPGDYPMPPNIHPGATPQPGRALVMTRMDSISDSRLYESNPMRQRRPPLCREQHASWDPLPCATDSYGYHSYPLSNSLMQPCYEPVMVRSVPEKMEQLWMNPWVGMCNDSREHMIPEHQYQTYKNLCNIFPSNIVLAVMEKNPHTADAQQLAALIVSKLRAAR, encoded by the exons ATGACGGCCACCGCTGCAGTGGAAACaccaaaaatgaagaagaatgcCTCCAAGGAAGAGAAGCAGCAGCCTAAGCAAGAGAACACAGAGCAGGGTAATGCTGATTCTGAAGAGCTGTTGAGCTCTGAGAGTGACCCTGAACAGTTGAGCCTTAAAAGCAGCAGTAATGACAACAGCTGCCAACCTGGAGATGTTCAGTTGAAGAAAAAGGAGATTCCCTCTAAGCCACACCGCCAGCTTTGTAGATCACCCTGCCTAGATCATCCAAGCTTCTCCCAGAGTAGCATTCTACAGGATGGGAAGCTTGACTTGGAAAAAGAATACCAAACCAAGATGGATTTTGCTTTAAAGCTGGGCTATGCAGAGGAACAGATTCAATTAGTGCTGAACAAGCTGGGTCCAGAATCGCTTATTAATGATGTACTGGCAGAACTTGTCAGACTTGGAAACAAAGGTGATTTGGAAGGGCAACTCAACTTGAGTTTGTTAGTGCCTCGGGGTCCCAGCTCCAGAGAAGTTGCAAGCCCTGAACTGTCTCTTGAAGATGAAATAGACAACAGTGACAATTTGAGGCCAGTTGTCATAGATGGAAGTAATGTGGCAATGAG CCATGGGAATAAAGAAGAGTTCTCCTGCAGAGGAATACAACTTGCTGTGGAATGGTTTCTAGATAAAGGCCATAAAGACATTACTGTATTTGTGCCTGCGTGGAGAAAGGAGCAATCCCGCCCTGATGCACCAATTACAG ATCAAGATATCCTACGTAAACTGGAGAAGGAAAAGATTCTTGTCTTCACACCATCCAGAAGGGTCCAGGGCAGGAGAGTTGTTTGCTATGATGACCGGTTCATAGTCAAACTGGCTTTTGATTCTGATGGCATCATTGTATCCAATGATAACTACCGAGACCTTCAAATTGAAAAGCCAGAATGGAAGAAGTTTATAGAGGAGCGGTTGCTGATGTATTCTTTTGTGAATGACAA ATTTATGCCTCCAGATGATCCTTTAGGACGCCATGGCCCAAGCCTTGAAAACTTCTTAAGAAAGAGACCCGTTGTTCCCGAACACAAGAAGCAACCATGCCCTTATG GCAAAAAATGCACCTACGGCCACAAGTGCAAATACTACCATCCGGAGCGGGCCAACCAACCGCAGCGTTCGGTGGCTGATGAGCTCCGCATCAGTGCCAAACTGTCCACAGTGAAAACCATGAGTGAAGGCACCCTGGCCAAGTGTGGTACAGGGTTGTCTAGTACCAAAGGTGACATAACCTCAGAAGTCAAACGTGTGGCCCCCAAGCGCCAATCGGATCCCAGCATCCGTTCCGTGGCTGTGGAGCCTGAGGAATGGCTGTCCATTGCCCGTAAGCCTGAGGCCAGCTCTGTCCCCTCACTTGTGACTGCTCTAAGTGTCCCCACAATCCCACCCCCCAAAAGCCATGCAGTGGGTGCACTCAACACCCGTTCAGCCAGCAGCCCGGTGCCAGGATCCTCTCATTTCTCCCACCAGAAGTCCTCACTGGAGCACATGACCAGCATGCAGTACCCCCCAATCCTGGTTACCAATAGCCATGGGACCCCTATTAGCTACGCTGAGCAATACCCAAAGTTTGAGTCCTTGGGGGACCACGGCTACTATTCAATGTTAGGCGACTTCTCCAAATTGAACATCAACAGCATGCATAATAGAGAGTACTACATGGCTGAAACAGACCGGGGGTTGTATGCCCGGAATCCCAACCTCTGTCCTGACAATCGTATGAGCCATAGCAGGAACGACAGCTATTCCTCTTACAACAACCTGTATTTGGCTGTAGCTGATACTCATCCTGAAGGTAGTTTGAAGCTGCATCGCTCAGCATCTCAGAACCATCTTCAGCCTTTTCCTCATGGTTACCATGAAGCCTTAACGCGAGTGCAGAGCTATGGCCCAGAGGACTCTAAGCAAGCCCCCAACAAGCAATCAGTCCCCCACTTAGTTCTGCATGCCCAGCACCCGACAACTGGAGCACACTCCAGCTGTCCTGGAGACTATCCCATGCCTCCCAATATCCATCCTGGGGCAACTCCCCAGCCAGGACGTGCCCTGGTGATGACTCGGATGGACAGCATTTCTGATTCCCGCCTGTATGAGAGCAACCCCATGAGGCAAAGACGCCCACCTCTGTGCCGGGAACAACATGCCAGCTGGGACCCACTGCCCTGTGCAACTGACTCCTATGGCTACCACTCCTATCCCTTGAGTAACAGCCTCATGCAACCATGCTATGAGCCAGTCATGGTACGGAGCGTGCCTGAAAAGATGGAGCAGCTTTGGATGAATCCTTGGGTTGGAATGTGCAATGATTCCAGGGAGCATATGATCCCAGAGCACCAGTATCAGACCTACAagaacctctgcaatattttCCCTTCAAACATCGTCCTTGCAGTGATGGAGAAGAATCCCCACACAGCAGATGCCCAGCAACTAGCAGCCTTGATTGTTTCTAAGCTTAGGGCTGCACGTTGA